One Insulibacter thermoxylanivorax genomic region harbors:
- a CDS encoding Crp/Fnr family transcriptional regulator, which translates to MDLKEALRSLTIFNQLDEEALEQVAQIARLKTVKKKTVIFHEGAERDAVYFLQDGLVKTYKTDLDGNEHIVSLLQSGEMFPHTGFFSQDPYPATAEALVDSQLIILSLRYFEQLIEDIPSISKSLIDVMGAKINELQFKIQQITGHDVHGRILTFLNQLANKLGERRGDHIHIELPITNQELANSIGTTRETVNRLLNQLKKKQIIRSTRSEIVILDMEALQTWQE; encoded by the coding sequence ATGGATCTGAAGGAGGCACTCCGCTCGTTAACGATTTTTAATCAATTGGATGAGGAAGCATTGGAACAAGTCGCCCAGATCGCCAGACTCAAGACTGTGAAGAAGAAAACTGTGATCTTCCACGAAGGCGCTGAACGGGATGCTGTATATTTCCTGCAGGATGGGCTCGTCAAAACCTACAAAACAGACCTGGACGGCAATGAACACATCGTCTCGCTCTTGCAATCCGGCGAGATGTTCCCGCACACCGGATTCTTCAGCCAAGATCCTTATCCGGCCACTGCAGAGGCCCTGGTAGACTCGCAGCTCATCATCCTCTCCCTGCGCTACTTCGAACAGTTGATTGAGGATATCCCCAGCATCTCCAAATCCCTTATCGATGTCATGGGAGCCAAGATCAATGAACTCCAATTCAAGATCCAGCAAATCACCGGTCACGATGTGCATGGCAGAATCCTGACCTTCTTGAACCAACTAGCGAACAAATTAGGTGAGCGACGCGGCGATCACATCCACATCGAACTTCCGATTACGAATCAGGAATTGGCCAACTCCATAGGAACAACACGGGAAACGGTGAATCGTCTGCTTAACCAATTGAAGAAGAAACAGATCATACGATCCACCCGCTCGGAAATCGTCATCTTGGATATGGAAGCTTTGCAGACTTGGCAGGAATGA
- a CDS encoding polysaccharide deacetylase family protein, with product MTAARVPEPTENQRSEWSKMSANGSIHERTYRWPDGKRSAAAFSIDFDGETPYLWRTRHAPSSAIAELEQRAFGPRQGIYRILEMLAHLEIRASVFIPGWIADKYPEAVEAIAAGGHEIGLHGYLHENVQALSTEEIEETIVQGKEAIERIIGPRPMGYRSPSWELTPQTIELLKRHGILYDSSLMGFDHPYWIDGLPEVPVQWLLDDAIYFRFFGGYAGPPPTNPQMVTDLWRQEFEGIKRFGGLFLLTVHSWLSGRGSRILALEKMLSKMREDPEIWWATCAEIAAYHSQHYVGQFHVSTKEWQHD from the coding sequence TTGACGGCGGCAAGAGTGCCGGAACCTACCGAAAACCAGAGAAGTGAGTGGAGCAAGATGAGTGCAAACGGCAGCATACATGAACGTACCTATCGATGGCCCGATGGAAAACGCTCGGCAGCAGCGTTTTCCATTGATTTTGACGGGGAGACTCCTTATCTGTGGCGCACGCGTCATGCACCGTCCAGCGCCATCGCGGAATTGGAACAGCGGGCCTTCGGACCGCGGCAGGGCATCTATCGGATCTTGGAGATGCTGGCACACCTGGAGATTCGTGCGAGTGTGTTCATCCCCGGTTGGATCGCTGACAAATATCCCGAAGCGGTGGAAGCAATCGCCGCCGGCGGTCACGAGATCGGACTGCACGGCTATCTGCACGAGAATGTGCAAGCGCTGAGTACGGAAGAGATCGAAGAGACGATCGTGCAGGGGAAGGAAGCGATCGAGCGGATCATCGGACCGCGCCCCATGGGTTACCGCTCGCCTTCGTGGGAATTGACGCCGCAGACCATCGAACTGCTGAAGCGGCACGGCATCCTCTATGACAGTTCGCTAATGGGCTTCGACCATCCTTACTGGATCGACGGCCTGCCTGAAGTACCGGTGCAGTGGCTACTCGATGATGCGATCTATTTCCGCTTCTTCGGCGGTTATGCCGGACCGCCGCCGACGAATCCGCAGATGGTGACCGATCTTTGGCGGCAGGAGTTCGAAGGGATCAAGCGCTTCGGCGGATTATTCCTGCTCACCGTGCACAGCTGGCTGAGCGGCAGGGGATCCAGAATCCTTGCGTTGGAGAAGATGCTTAGCAAGATGCGGGAAGATCCCGAGATCTGGTGGGCGACCTGTGCTGAAATCGCTGCCTATCATAGTCAGCATTATGTAGGGCAATTCCATGTATCAACGAAGGAGTGGCAGCATGACTAA
- the trxA gene encoding thioredoxin: protein MTIVNATDQTLESVIKENRVVLVDFWAPWCGPCRMLAPILEDLDREMGDKVKIVKVNVDMNPVSAIKYQIQGIPALRLFVDGREVQNIVGVQPLHILKQMIAPYAAAV from the coding sequence GTGACTATTGTGAATGCAACGGACCAAACTCTGGAATCGGTCATTAAGGAGAACCGCGTGGTACTGGTCGATTTTTGGGCGCCTTGGTGCGGTCCTTGCCGGATGCTGGCTCCCATCTTGGAGGATCTGGATCGGGAGATGGGGGATAAGGTGAAGATCGTCAAGGTGAATGTAGATATGAATCCCGTATCTGCGATTAAGTATCAGATCCAGGGGATCCCGGCTCTGAGACTCTTCGTCGACGGCAGGGAAGTTCAGAACATCGTCGGTGTTCAGCCGCTTCATATCTTGAAGCAAATGATCGCACCTTATGCTGCAGCAGTGTAA
- a CDS encoding 2Fe-2S iron-sulfur cluster-binding protein, whose amino-acid sequence MFLRWFNRRKPAQAEQTPELQAEDSQDEIIQLSGRTKERWVKPVIGATILQLADQNKVDWYSNCRRGTCARCRSKVIEGMEYLSAPNEAETARLEPEEIEQGYRLGCQVKVEKIGPLKVKHAPYF is encoded by the coding sequence ATGTTCTTACGTTGGTTTAATAGAAGGAAGCCGGCACAAGCGGAACAAACCCCGGAGCTGCAAGCAGAAGATAGTCAAGACGAGATCATCCAGCTGTCTGGAAGAACGAAGGAGCGATGGGTGAAACCGGTGATCGGCGCGACGATCCTGCAATTGGCAGATCAGAATAAAGTAGATTGGTACTCCAACTGCCGCAGAGGAACATGCGCCCGCTGCCGAAGCAAGGTGATCGAGGGGATGGAATACCTATCCGCGCCGAATGAAGCGGAGACGGCGCGGCTGGAACCAGAGGAGATCGAGCAGGGATATCGCTTGGGCTGCCAAGTGAAGGTGGAGAAGATCGGTCCCCTTAAGGTGAAGCACGCCCCCTATTTCTGA
- a CDS encoding ABC transporter ATP-binding protein — protein sequence MTKAVLSVKNLTVSFKQSGGRVAALRNVSFTLNRGEILGLVGESGSGKSLTALTIMKLLPQQAQIEQGEIRLEGEVISRLSEKEMRRYRGSEVSMIFQEPMTALNPLASVGKQIEEMLTLHKKLSKKEKKQKVIELLTAVGIPEPELRYRQYPFELSGGMRQRIMIAMALACDPKVIIADEPTTALDVTIQAQILDLLKEIKAAFDTSILLITHDMGVIADAADRVAVMYGGRLMEMAGVEELFERPRHPYTVGLLKSMPDMTKVSEGELATIPGSVPDLKQMPEGCPFHPRCPYATEKCRNQMPPLVEDHEGHAAACWHPVKGVG from the coding sequence ATGACTAAAGCGGTGTTAAGTGTTAAGAATCTAACCGTATCCTTCAAGCAAAGCGGCGGCCGCGTGGCAGCGCTCAGGAATGTGTCGTTTACGCTGAACCGCGGTGAGATCCTCGGGCTGGTCGGTGAAAGCGGCAGCGGCAAAAGTTTAACGGCATTAACTATCATGAAATTATTGCCCCAACAAGCGCAGATCGAGCAAGGGGAGATCCGCTTGGAGGGTGAGGTCATCAGCCGCCTGTCGGAGAAGGAGATGCGGCGATACCGCGGCAGCGAGGTGTCGATGATCTTCCAAGAGCCGATGACGGCTCTTAACCCGCTCGCATCCGTGGGCAAGCAGATCGAGGAGATGCTGACGCTGCACAAGAAGCTGAGCAAAAAAGAGAAGAAGCAAAAGGTCATCGAACTGCTCACGGCCGTCGGCATCCCTGAACCGGAACTCCGATACCGGCAATATCCCTTCGAGCTGTCCGGCGGCATGCGGCAGAGGATCATGATCGCCATGGCCCTTGCCTGCGATCCCAAGGTGATCATCGCCGATGAACCGACCACCGCTCTGGATGTGACGATCCAGGCTCAGATCCTCGATCTGTTGAAGGAGATCAAGGCGGCGTTCGATACCTCGATCCTGCTGATCACCCATGATATGGGGGTGATCGCCGATGCCGCCGATCGGGTGGCAGTGATGTACGGCGGCCGTTTGATGGAGATGGCAGGCGTAGAGGAGCTGTTCGAACGGCCGCGGCATCCTTATACCGTCGGGCTGCTGAAGAGCATGCCGGACATGACCAAGGTCAGCGAAGGCGAACTGGCGACCATTCCTGGTTCCGTACCGGACCTCAAACAGATGCCGGAAGGCTGTCCATTCCATCCGCGCTGCCCTTATGCAACAGAGAAGTGCCGCAATCAGATGCCGCCGCTTGTGGAAGACCATGAGGGGCATGCCGCAGCATGCTGGCATCCGGTGAAGGGAGTTGGGTGA
- a CDS encoding SDR family NAD(P)-dependent oxidoreductase, with the protein MDYGDQFRGKKVVITGAAGIFGRWIAESFAKAGAKLCLSDIREEELKAMLQLPTLQQSEVWYHRTDLTDPRQIQQLAAEVAARWTAPDILINNAGVYQRQQLMDMSLEQWQASIGVNVTAPFLLTQLLAKQMIAEGIRGSIINISSGAAYTTQIGGGHYSVGKAALAMLTRAYALELAPYRIRVNSVIPGFAPGSEVSALSEEYVQNMIAQIPLGRTSGPDDAPQAILYLCSEAASFVTGSTLHVDGGKSAGTYRKPEK; encoded by the coding sequence ATGGATTACGGAGATCAATTCAGAGGCAAGAAGGTCGTCATCACCGGTGCCGCCGGCATCTTCGGCCGCTGGATCGCGGAATCCTTCGCAAAGGCGGGCGCCAAGCTGTGCCTGTCGGATATCCGGGAAGAAGAACTGAAGGCGATGCTCCAACTGCCAACCCTGCAGCAATCGGAAGTTTGGTATCATCGCACGGATCTGACGGACCCGCGGCAGATCCAGCAGCTGGCGGCGGAAGTAGCGGCAAGGTGGACTGCGCCCGACATCCTGATCAATAACGCCGGCGTCTATCAACGCCAACAGCTGATGGACATGTCCCTGGAGCAGTGGCAGGCCTCCATCGGCGTGAATGTCACCGCGCCCTTCCTGCTGACCCAGCTGCTGGCGAAGCAGATGATCGCCGAGGGGATTCGAGGTTCGATCATCAATATCAGTTCCGGCGCGGCATATACGACTCAGATCGGAGGCGGACATTACTCCGTGGGGAAGGCGGCCTTAGCGATGCTCACGAGGGCATATGCGCTGGAGCTCGCGCCCTATCGCATTCGCGTGAACAGCGTGATCCCGGGATTCGCTCCGGGCAGCGAGGTCAGCGCCTTGTCGGAGGAATATGTGCAGAACATGATCGCGCAGATTCCTCTGGGGCGCACCTCCGGTCCCGATGATGCACCGCAGGCGATCTTGTATCTGTGTTCGGAAGCAGCTTCGTTTGTCACCGGCAGCACCTTGCATGTTGACGGCGGCAAGAGTGCCGGAACCTACCGAAAACCAGAGAAGTGA
- a CDS encoding ABC transporter ATP-binding protein translates to MRTRSSERTEHKDAGVEVRGAQAAEPLVRVEQLKKYYGDPNKRFALKKPRVVKAVDGVSFDLFPGETLGLVGESGCGKSTTGRAILHLERPTAGRVVFDGRDLSELSSEERRRLRREMQIVFQDPYSSLNARMKVRQILAEPFKIHGLHRGQETKQVQELLEMVGLPRSSMDKYPHEFSGGQRQRIVIARAIALRPKFIVCDEPVSALDVSVQSQIVNLFGRLQKELDLTYLFISHDLSIVRHVSDRVGVMYLGKLVELGSKSDIFQDAKHPYTQALMSAIPVPNPKLQREREKITLRGELPSPLNPPNGCRFHTRCPWAQELCRQAEPKWQEVKPGHWAACHFAEEGDR, encoded by the coding sequence ATGCGTACACGATCAAGTGAGAGAACGGAGCATAAGGATGCAGGAGTGGAGGTAAGAGGAGCGCAGGCAGCGGAACCTCTGGTGAGAGTTGAGCAACTAAAAAAATACTACGGTGATCCAAACAAGAGATTCGCACTTAAGAAACCGCGAGTGGTGAAAGCCGTTGACGGCGTGAGTTTTGATCTGTTCCCCGGTGAGACCCTCGGACTCGTGGGGGAGAGCGGATGCGGCAAATCAACGACGGGACGGGCGATCCTACACTTAGAACGCCCAACGGCCGGCAGAGTCGTCTTCGACGGCCGGGATCTATCGGAACTAAGCAGCGAAGAACGAAGACGGCTGCGAAGAGAGATGCAGATCGTGTTCCAGGATCCTTATTCTTCGTTGAACGCGCGGATGAAGGTTCGGCAGATCCTGGCGGAACCCTTTAAGATCCACGGCTTGCACCGCGGGCAGGAGACGAAGCAGGTGCAGGAACTGCTGGAGATGGTCGGCCTGCCGCGTTCCAGCATGGACAAGTACCCCCATGAATTCTCCGGCGGGCAGCGGCAGCGGATCGTCATCGCCCGGGCGATCGCCCTGCGGCCGAAGTTCATCGTTTGCGATGAGCCGGTGTCCGCATTGGATGTTTCCGTGCAGTCGCAGATCGTCAATTTGTTCGGACGGCTGCAGAAGGAGCTCGATCTTACTTATCTGTTTATCTCCCATGATCTGTCCATCGTGCGGCATGTCAGCGACCGGGTCGGTGTGATGTACCTGGGCAAATTGGTGGAGCTCGGAAGCAAGTCGGATATCTTCCAGGATGCGAAACATCCCTACACGCAGGCATTGATGAGCGCGATTCCGGTGCCGAATCCGAAGCTGCAGCGCGAGCGGGAGAAGATCACCCTGCGCGGTGAACTGCCCAGCCCGCTGAATCCGCCAAACGGCTGCCGTTTCCATACCCGCTGCCCATGGGCGCAGGAGCTTTGCCGGCAAGCGGAGCCTAAGTGGCAGGAAGTGAAACCGGGGCACTGGGCGGCTTGCCACTTCGCGGAGGAAGGAGATCGATGA
- a CDS encoding ABC transporter substrate-binding protein, which produces MKSTKNIALMIGLALLLILAGCSVAKQGAESNANNQAEQGESNAGSNHAERTLVVDLTNEPANLDPGLNYNFDSFAVYRNIFDNLLSRDPQTGEIKPWIAESWEQESETVWTFTIREGVTFTNGDPLTAEDVVFSIERILDPEFKSPQAANFNIIASAEAEGNVVKITTENPSPTLLTTLVNLSIVPKHYVTEVGNEAFNLNPIGSGAYQLDSWNRGTSIVLTANEDYWNGAPEIARVEFRFVANIASRVADLQSGKADIITGITADDVPTIEANKKLQVLSTPTERLGFIAFNMIDDTPTKNSLVNKAVAYAINYESLIDNLLNGYGSPVTQVLTPLSFGYDETRQGYHYDPEKAKELLAEAGYPDGVTLELATSQNFDQRVVQAIQGDLAKVGITVNINLSDHPTFLQKIQDPERKWGSLRYGIWSCSCMDADGTLFPLFRTGTIWSAYSNPEYDALVDAARATTDPEARQALYSEALKILEEDVPGIGLYQVHALYGATKDIEWQPDAQENFFIRDMKWAE; this is translated from the coding sequence ATGAAATCTACCAAAAACATCGCCTTAATGATTGGCCTGGCCTTGCTTCTGATCCTGGCAGGCTGCAGCGTCGCCAAGCAAGGAGCAGAGTCCAATGCGAACAATCAAGCAGAACAAGGGGAGTCGAATGCCGGATCAAACCATGCAGAACGCACGCTGGTTGTCGATCTGACGAACGAGCCGGCGAATCTGGATCCGGGCCTGAATTATAACTTCGACAGCTTCGCCGTATACCGCAACATCTTCGATAACCTGCTCAGCCGTGATCCGCAGACGGGCGAGATCAAACCGTGGATCGCCGAATCCTGGGAGCAGGAGTCGGAGACGGTGTGGACGTTCACGATTCGCGAAGGCGTGACGTTCACGAATGGAGACCCGCTTACGGCAGAAGACGTGGTCTTCAGCATCGAACGGATCTTGGATCCGGAGTTTAAGAGTCCGCAGGCGGCGAACTTCAATATCATCGCTTCGGCAGAGGCCGAGGGCAATGTCGTGAAGATCACAACGGAGAATCCAAGCCCAACCTTGCTCACAACGCTCGTCAATCTGAGCATCGTGCCGAAACATTATGTCACTGAGGTTGGCAATGAGGCGTTTAACTTGAATCCGATCGGCAGCGGCGCCTATCAGTTGGATAGCTGGAACCGCGGCACTTCGATCGTCTTGACGGCGAACGAGGACTATTGGAACGGCGCGCCGGAGATCGCCCGGGTGGAATTCCGTTTCGTTGCCAATATCGCAAGCCGCGTGGCTGACCTGCAATCGGGCAAAGCCGACATCATCACCGGCATCACAGCGGATGATGTGCCGACGATTGAAGCGAACAAGAAACTGCAAGTACTGTCCACGCCGACGGAGCGCCTTGGTTTCATCGCCTTCAATATGATCGATGATACGCCGACGAAGAATTCGCTTGTGAATAAGGCCGTTGCCTATGCGATTAATTATGAATCGCTCATCGACAATCTCTTGAACGGCTATGGTTCTCCGGTTACGCAAGTGCTCACGCCGCTGTCCTTCGGATATGACGAGACACGGCAAGGCTATCACTACGATCCGGAGAAGGCGAAGGAACTGCTGGCCGAGGCGGGCTACCCGGATGGGGTAACCCTGGAGCTGGCTACCTCGCAGAACTTCGACCAGCGCGTCGTACAGGCGATTCAAGGCGACCTGGCGAAGGTCGGCATCACAGTGAACATCAATCTCAGCGACCATCCGACCTTCCTTCAGAAGATTCAAGATCCTGAGCGCAAGTGGGGAAGCCTGCGCTACGGCATCTGGTCCTGCTCCTGCATGGATGCGGACGGCACGCTCTTCCCGCTGTTCCGTACGGGAACGATCTGGAGCGCGTATTCGAATCCGGAATATGATGCCCTGGTAGATGCCGCCAGAGCGACGACGGATCCGGAGGCAAGACAAGCACTCTACAGCGAAGCGCTGAAGATCTTGGAGGAAGATGTGCCGGGAATCGGCTTGTACCAAGTTCATGCCCTTTACGGGGCCACCAAGGACATCGAATGGCAGCCGGATGCCCAGGAGAATTTCTTCATCAGAGATATGAAGTGGGCTGAATAA
- a CDS encoding ABC transporter permease, whose protein sequence is MYYVVQRIAQALVSLLGVATIIFFILRLTGDPVLLMVPQDSTAEEIEAMRAALGLDQPLGKQYIDYLKQILTGDLGRSYIQNAPVSKLIMERIPYTLDLAVAAFILTVIIGVPIGMLTAVYKGTWVERLFMPLILIGQSMPAFWTGILLIMFVSVRLGWLPSSGVDGLESLILPSITLASLSIATVARMTRSSLLEQLGQDYVRTARSKGAGTPRILTRHLLRNASIPILTVLGMEFANLLGGSVITETIFAWPGLGQLTIQAIHARDFPVVQAVVMLGSAIYIIINLLTDLLYGLVDPRIKLRRDAS, encoded by the coding sequence ATGTACTATGTCGTTCAGCGGATCGCACAAGCGCTTGTCTCGCTTCTGGGAGTGGCGACGATCATCTTCTTCATCCTGCGCCTGACGGGAGATCCAGTGCTCTTGATGGTTCCGCAAGATTCTACAGCTGAAGAAATCGAAGCCATGCGGGCAGCCCTTGGACTTGATCAGCCGCTGGGCAAGCAATATATCGACTATCTGAAGCAGATCCTGACCGGTGATCTGGGACGGTCCTATATCCAGAATGCACCCGTGAGCAAGCTGATCATGGAACGCATCCCCTACACCTTGGATCTGGCGGTGGCAGCCTTTATCTTGACGGTGATCATCGGTGTGCCGATCGGCATGCTGACCGCCGTCTATAAGGGGACTTGGGTGGAGCGGCTCTTCATGCCGCTTATCCTGATCGGGCAGAGCATGCCGGCTTTCTGGACGGGGATCTTGCTGATCATGTTCGTATCCGTGCGGCTGGGCTGGCTTCCGTCCTCAGGGGTTGACGGTCTCGAATCGCTTATCCTGCCGTCGATCACCCTCGCCTCGTTGTCGATCGCCACGGTGGCGCGGATGACCCGTTCGAGCCTGTTAGAACAATTGGGTCAGGACTATGTGCGGACGGCTCGTTCCAAAGGAGCGGGCACGCCGCGCATTCTTACCCGCCATCTGCTGCGCAATGCCAGCATCCCGATCCTTACGGTGCTCGGCATGGAATTTGCGAACCTGCTCGGCGGTTCGGTGATCACTGAGACGATCTTCGCTTGGCCGGGGCTGGGGCAGCTGACGATCCAAGCGATCCATGCGCGGGATTTCCCCGTGGTGCAAGCCGTGGTCATGCTGGGATCGGCCATCTATATCATCATCAACCTGCTCACGGATCTGCTCTATGGACTGGTGGATCCGAGGATTAAGCTGAGGAGAGACGCATCATGA
- a CDS encoding ABC1 kinase family protein: MLAGRRLRRINRYRKIAMALVSNGFGHLVQQLGLFEWMPSLRRELHKERDASSKSLGERLRSILEQLGPTFIKMGQLASTRPDLIPHHIIKELEKLQDDVPPFPYEEAVKIIEQELGEPIDQMFAGFERVPMASASIGQVYRAELHDGTKVAVKVQRPNIEKTIETDLEIIADWVRLAEARLEWARRYRLREIVEELSRALRQEIDYTAEARNGEKFVYQSKSWEHVHVPQIYWDYCTKRVLTTQYYEGIPLSDMAAIDRAGYDRKLIAERLTTTILQQILMEGFFHGDPHPGNILVMDNQDLVLLDFGMVGRLTPSMKKYFSQFVIGLRNQSTKGVIRAITNMGVVPDDVNREQLYADIDELREKYYKVPFSIIRLSVAVQDMFNVAYRHQISVPVELTMLGKALLTLEGVVSMLDPNFSVFDVAEPFGKRLVKEQFSPKRLARSWLEDLPEYVDMIYDIPMSVKQLMTLIRKGQIRIELSAPQADQIMKRLDRISNRLTFSVIILSLSIVMVGIVVGMSLSDSDVFLWRFPVIEIGFIVVLLLFTWLILSIFRSGRF; encoded by the coding sequence ATGCTTGCGGGCAGACGACTGCGCCGAATCAATCGTTATCGGAAGATCGCTATGGCTCTAGTAAGCAACGGCTTCGGACATCTCGTACAGCAGCTGGGGCTGTTCGAATGGATGCCGTCGTTGCGCCGCGAGCTTCACAAGGAACGAGATGCCAGCAGCAAGTCGCTTGGCGAGCGGCTGCGTTCCATCCTGGAGCAACTCGGACCGACATTCATCAAGATGGGCCAGCTTGCAAGCACCAGGCCAGATCTGATCCCGCATCATATCATTAAGGAATTGGAGAAGCTGCAAGACGATGTGCCGCCCTTTCCCTATGAAGAGGCAGTGAAGATCATCGAACAGGAATTGGGCGAACCCATCGATCAAATGTTTGCCGGCTTCGAGCGGGTACCCATGGCGAGTGCTTCGATCGGCCAGGTATACCGGGCTGAACTTCATGACGGCACGAAGGTGGCGGTCAAAGTTCAGCGGCCGAATATCGAGAAGACGATTGAAACGGACTTGGAGATCATCGCAGATTGGGTGAGACTGGCTGAGGCGAGACTGGAGTGGGCGAGGCGCTATCGGCTTCGCGAGATCGTCGAGGAGCTGTCCCGGGCGCTGCGGCAGGAAATCGACTATACGGCCGAGGCGCGCAACGGGGAGAAATTCGTCTATCAGAGCAAGTCCTGGGAACATGTCCATGTTCCGCAGATCTATTGGGATTATTGCACCAAACGCGTGCTTACGACGCAATACTATGAGGGCATCCCGCTGTCCGACATGGCGGCGATCGACCGCGCCGGCTATGATCGCAAGCTGATCGCAGAACGGCTAACTACGACGATCTTGCAGCAGATCCTCATGGAAGGGTTCTTCCACGGCGATCCGCATCCGGGCAATATCTTGGTGATGGACAATCAGGACTTGGTGCTGCTGGATTTTGGCATGGTAGGAAGACTTACGCCCTCGATGAAAAAATATTTCTCCCAATTCGTCATCGGCCTTCGCAACCAGAGCACGAAGGGCGTGATCCGCGCGATTACGAACATGGGCGTCGTGCCCGATGATGTGAACCGGGAACAGCTGTATGCGGATATCGACGAACTCAGGGAGAAATACTACAAAGTCCCGTTCAGCATCATCCGCCTCAGCGTGGCGGTGCAGGATATGTTCAACGTCGCATACCGCCATCAGATCAGCGTGCCGGTGGAACTCACCATGCTTGGCAAGGCGCTGCTTACCTTAGAAGGGGTCGTCTCCATGCTGGATCCGAATTTCAGTGTGTTCGATGTAGCTGAACCCTTCGGCAAGAGGCTCGTCAAGGAGCAGTTCAGCCCTAAGCGGCTGGCGCGGAGCTGGCTGGAGGATCTGCCGGAATATGTGGATATGATCTACGACATTCCGATGAGCGTGAAACAACTGATGACGCTCATCCGCAAGGGGCAGATCCGCATCGAATTATCTGCCCCGCAGGCGGATCAGATTATGAAGCGGCTGGACCGCATCAGCAACCGTCTCACGTTCAGCGTGATCATCCTTTCCTTAAGCATCGTGATGGTGGGGATCGTCGTAGGCATGTCCTTAAGCGATTCCGATGTGTTCTTATGGCGCTTCCCCGTGATCGAGATCGGTTTTATCGTCGTCCTGCTGCTCTTTACGTGGTTGATCCTCTCGATCTTTCGTTCGGGACGATTTTGA
- a CDS encoding ABC transporter permease, whose translation MNEPITKHGSGALSTGPARKLRFSLAGKHGIVILPFLLVLLLFVIISFFPGWFAKHDPTYTDLALRLKAPGYVSADGAAYIWGTDELGRDIYSRVIHGARVSLIVAVSAVLVSGVLGGFLGMMAGYYRGAVGAVIMRLADMLMSIPFLLLAILTVAVLGPKLINLIIVLGIVRWPRYARVAYSTTLAAVNRDYVKAAEALGARPTRLLFLHILPELIPPLIVVATLEVGLMILFEASLSFIGLGVQPPNPSWGSMMSTGQHYAASAWWIATFPGLAIFLVVLSFNTIGDYIRDRLDPKHKSR comes from the coding sequence ATGAATGAACCGATCACAAAGCACGGCAGCGGCGCGCTTTCAACCGGACCTGCGCGGAAATTGCGCTTCTCTCTGGCAGGCAAACATGGGATCGTGATCCTTCCGTTCCTGCTGGTTCTGTTGTTATTTGTCATCATTTCGTTCTTTCCGGGCTGGTTTGCCAAACATGATCCAACCTACACGGATCTGGCGCTTCGCCTGAAGGCACCCGGCTATGTTAGTGCGGACGGCGCCGCCTATATCTGGGGAACCGATGAGCTCGGACGCGACATCTACAGCCGCGTCATCCACGGCGCCCGCGTATCGCTGATCGTGGCTGTATCAGCGGTCTTGGTATCCGGTGTGCTCGGCGGTTTCTTGGGCATGATGGCCGGCTATTACCGCGGGGCAGTCGGTGCGGTCATCATGCGTCTGGCGGATATGCTCATGTCGATCCCATTCCTTCTGTTGGCGATCCTCACCGTGGCAGTCTTAGGACCGAAACTGATCAACCTCATCATCGTACTGGGCATCGTGCGCTGGCCGCGCTATGCCCGGGTTGCTTACAGCACGACCTTAGCTGCGGTCAATCGCGATTATGTCAAGGCAGCAGAGGCGCTGGGAGCAAGGCCGACGCGGCTCCTCTTCCTGCATATCCTGCCGGAGTTGATCCCGCCCCTGATCGTCGTGGCGACGCTGGAAGTGGGACTGATGATCCTCTTTGAAGCATCCTTATCCTTCATAGGTTTAGGCGTGCAGCCGCCGAATCCGAGCTGGGGATCGATGATGTCGACGGGCCAGCATTATGCGGCATCCGCTTGGTGGATCGCCACATTCCCCGGACTTGCGATCTTCCTGGTCGTATTGTCCTTCAATACGATCGGCGACTATATCCGTGATCGGCTCGATCCGAAGCACAAGAGTCGCTGA
- a CDS encoding phasin family protein translates to MKDTMDKLLRLGLGLVAAGKEQIEKTVEELVEKGELSRAESKAVVDEWLKKGEDTKQHIERLIQERLDALIQQANLATKGEIARLEQRIAELEEKLADRSSDESAQ, encoded by the coding sequence ATGAAGGATACCATGGATAAACTGCTGAGACTCGGCCTTGGCCTCGTGGCCGCCGGCAAGGAACAGATCGAGAAGACGGTCGAGGAACTGGTGGAGAAAGGAGAGCTCAGCCGGGCAGAATCTAAGGCTGTGGTGGATGAATGGCTGAAGAAAGGCGAAGATACGAAACAGCACATCGAGCGCTTGATCCAAGAGCGGCTGGATGCTCTGATCCAACAGGCGAACTTGGCGACCAAAGGGGAAATCGCTCGTTTGGAACAGCGGATCGCAGAGCTTGAAGAGAAGCTTGCAGATCGAAGCAGCGACGAATCAGCACAATAA